Proteins found in one Takifugu flavidus isolate HTHZ2018 chromosome 7, ASM371156v2, whole genome shotgun sequence genomic segment:
- the LOC130528986 gene encoding N-acetyllactosaminide beta-1,3-N-acetylglucosaminyltransferase 3-like gives MYRSKRFRTLIVKLGALVLLVFYLGSYVFNFQSSGVKRDHEEQVRQEQTATEDVYHYSWPKCQQNLAVANMTGFNTFPRIFQTFMYYRHCRHFPMLLDVPDKCGGAGKSADVFLLLVVKSSPLNYDRREVLRKTWAMERQHNGLWIRRIFISGTTAEGHEKKRLNKLLLAENREYNDILQWDFTDSFYNLTLKQILFLEWMERSCPHVRFLLNGDDDVFAHTDNMVEYLQNLKGNDGRKHLFIGSVNIGMPPVRDNWSKYYVPVEIFAADSYQPYCSGGGFLLSGYTASVIYKMSQSITILPIDDVYMGMCLAKAGLNPESHIGVKPFGQDIPSKKLDAYHPCFYTEVLLVHRFLPAQLYLMWSRVNDPDLKCDSFNKIPERI, from the coding sequence ATGTACAGATCCAAGCGATTCAGGACATTGATTGTCAAGTTGGGAGCTCTCGTTCTGCTGGTTTTTTATCTTGGGAGCTACGTTTTCAATTTCCAAAGCAGTGGTGTCAAGCGTGACCATGAAGAGCAGGTTAGACAGGAGCAAACCGCCACTGAGGACGTTTATCACTATAGTTGGCCAAAATGCCAACAAAATCTGGCTGTGGCCAACATGACAGGATTCAACACTTTTCCTCGGATCTTCCAAACTTTCATGTATTATCGGCACTGTCGGCATTTCCCCATGCTGCTCGACGTTCCTGACaaatgtggaggagctggaaaatcAGCGGACGTCTTCCTTCTGCTGGTGGTCAAGAGCTCTCCACTGAACTACGACCGCAGGGAGGTGCTGCGTAAGACCTGGGCCATGGAGAGGCAGCACAACGGGCTGTGGATCCGGAGGATCTTCATATCAGGAACCACAGCGGAAGGTCATGAGAAGAAGAGGCTGAACAAGCTCCTGCTGGCGGAGAACCGCGAGTACAATGACATCCTCCAGTGGGACTTCACCGACAGCTTCTACAACCTGACCCTGAAGCAGATCCTCTTCCTGGAGTGGATGGAACGGAGCTGCCCTCACGTGCGCTTTCTGCTCAACGGAGACGACGACGTCTTTGCCCACACGGACAACATGGTGGAATACCTGCAGAACCTGAAAGGGAACGATGGAAGGAAACACCTCTTTATAGGCAGCGTCAATATTGGCATGCCGCCCGTCAGAGACAACTGGAGCAAATATTATGTTCCAGTTGAGATATTCGCGGCAGACTCCTACCAGCCCTACTGTAGCGGAGGGGGGTTCCTCCTGTCTGGGTACACAGCTTCAGTCATATACAAAATGTCTCAATCCATCACCATCCTTCCCATCGATGATGTCTACATGGGGATGTGTCTGGCCAAAGCCGGACTGAACCCTGAGTCTCATATAGGCGTGAAGCCCTTCGGACAAGACATTCCCTCCAAAAAACTCGACGCCTACCACCCCTGCTTTTACACGGAAGTGTTACTGGTGCACAGGTTCCTCCCAGCTCAGCTGTATCTCATGTGGAGCAGAGTCAACGACCCTGATCTGAAATGTGACTCCTTCAACAAAATCCCTGAGCGCATCTGA
- the LOC130529062 gene encoding potassium voltage-gated channel subfamily G member 1-like — MAAEKLESQRDLHNRRLTVNCLATGVTDPKTFPFSQEQTVKAWRSLENLDSPDIRAELSKAKDTQSINVNVGGKLFHIPKTCAIKYPQTRIGSLALCRDKAKFFQLCDDYSVCTNEFFFDRDPNIFHHIFRFYKSGVLRIVQEMCPINFEEEMEYWGMSLKDTQFCCWTVFQEKVDEMKDNLKVEMELRAEIEVKYDEEGFKNMMFGNVRKRLWDIVENPYSSTVAKAFGVLSSLLVLFSIVAMALNTVKELQKYSIYGRTHVEWVEIISIVFFTFEYLIRLVTTPNVKMFLKSGLNFVDMVAVVPYFFQMAFEVFCNVNDLTHQEEQRSMARVSKFNHILKVFKLMRIFRILKLARHSTGMRAFGFTLRQCYQQTSCIFLFIAMGIITFSTFLYSAEKETEGSPISSIPDAWWWAAVTISTVGYGDVVPVSILGRVVAFTCISFGIILNGMPISFLFNKFSDYYAKLKAQECNAVLVKRRFELRRRLRRGLEVCFHPFEETREYLEHPLILFFAATGMRIKAKTALVLVVALGLLVLHLYKDFADKKTIQPHVSKGSRPLTQIPKSTYRWSLCERKTAAANITGFSSLPDNLKDFLYYRHCRHFPMLLDVPDKCGGAGKSADVFLLLVVKSSPLNYDRREVLRKTWAMERQHNGLWIRRIFISGTTAEGHEKSRMNNLLELENREYSDILQWDFTDSFYNLTLKQILFLEWMERSCPDVRFLLNGDDDVFAHTDNMVEYLQNLKGNDGSKHLFIGHLIQGVGPIRSPGSKYFIPVQVQESDSYPPYCGGGGFLLSGYTASVIYNMSQSITILPIDDVYMGMCLAKAGLGPASHVGVKTAGLQIPSKTLDAYDPCFYGDILLVHRFLPAHLYHMWVRVHDPDLDCSIKSGKQR, encoded by the exons ATGGCTGCAGAGAAACTGGAATCACAGAGAGACTTGCACAACCGACGCTTAACTGTCAACTGCCTGGCCACAGGTGTCACCGATCCCAAGACATTCCCATTTTCTCAGGAGCAAACTGTCAAAGCTTGGAGATCTCTGGAGAATCTGGACAGCCCTGACATCAGAGCAGAGCTGTCCAAGGCAAAGGACACGCAGAGCATCAACGTTAATGTCGGCGGTAAATTGTTTCATATCCCTAAAACGTGTGCCATTAAATACCCTCAGACCCGGATAGGCTCGCTTGccctctgcagagacaaagcaaAGTTCTTCCAGCTGTGTGATGACTACTCTGTATGCACGAATGAGTTCTTCTTCGACAGGGACCCCAACATCTTCCATCACATCTTCCGTTTCTACAAAAGCGGCGTGCTGCGGATTGTACAGGAAATGTGCCCCATCAACTTTGAAGAGGAGATGGAGTACTGGGGGATGAGCTTGAAGGACACTcagttctgctgctggacgGTGTTCCAGGAGAAGGTTGATGAGATGAAGGACAACCTGAAAGTGGAGATGGAACTGAGGGCTGAGATTGAGGTAAAGTACGATGAGGAGGGTTTCAAAAACATGATGTTTGGGAATGTCCGGAAGAGACTTTGGGATATTGTGGAGAATCCCTATTCCTCCACTGTGGCAAAGGCTTTCGGTGTTCTTTCCAGCCTTTTGGTGCTCTTCTCCATTGTTGCAATGGCTCTCAACACTGTGAAGGAACTTCAGAAATATAGTATTTATGGCAGAACACATGTGGAATGGGTCGAAATAATTTCCATTGTCTTTTTCACCTTTGAATATTTGATTCGCCTTGTCACCACTCCGAATGTCAAAATGTTTCTTAAAAGTGGACTTAACTTTGTGGACATGGTGGCTGTTGTTCCGTACTTTTTCCAGATGGCGTTTGAGGTCTTTTGTAATGTTAATGACTTGACCCACCAGGAAGAACAAAGGTCAATGGCTCGGGTGAGCAAGTTTAACCACATTCTCAAAGTCTTCAAGCTGATGCGGATCTTCCGCATCCTGAAGCTGGCCCGACACTCAACCGGCATGAGGGCTTTTGGTTTCACCCTTCGGCAATGCTACCAGCAGACCAGCTGCATTTTTCTCTTCATCGCCATGGGAATCATCACTTTCTCTACTTTCCTTTACTCTGCCGAGAAGGAAACAGAAGGCTCGCCCATAAGCAGTATCCCAGATGCAtggtggtgggctgca GTCACAATCTCCACTGTGGGCTACGGGGATGTAGTTCCTGTGTCCATACTGGGCCGCGTCGTGGCCTTCACCTGCATTTCGTTTGGAATCATCCTCAATGGCATGCCaatctccttcctctttaaCAAGTTCTCTGATTATTACGCCAAACTGAAGGCCCAGGAATGCAACGCTGTTTTAGTTAAGCGGCGCTTTGAGCTAAGGAGACGTCTCAGGAGAGGGCTGGAGGTGTGCTTTCATCCTTTTGAGGAAACAAGAGAGTACCTAGAGCATCC ATTAATATTGTTCTTTGCTGCCACAGGGATGAGGATCAAAGCCAAGACTGCACTGGTGTTGGTGGTAGCTCTGGGTCTGCTGGTTCTTCACCTCTATAAAGACTTTGCTGACAAGAAAACCATCCAGCCTCATGTCAGCAAGGGCAGCAGACCACTTACCCAAATCCCCAAAAGCACATATCGGTGGTCACtgtgtgaaagaaaaacagctgctgctaaCATAACAGGTTTCAGTTCTCTTCCTGATAATTTAAAAGACTTCCTCTATTATCGGCACTGTCGGCACTTTCCTATGCTGCTCGACGTTCCTGACaaatgtggaggagctggaaaatcAGCAGACGTCTTCCTTCTGCTGGTGGTCAAGAGCTCTCCACTGAACTACGACCGCAGGGAGGTGCTGCGTAAGACCTGGGCCATGGAGAGGCAGCACAACGGGCTGTGGATCCGGAGGATCTTCATATCAGGAACCACAGCGGAAGGTCATGAGAAAAGCAGAATGAACAACCTCCTTGAGCTGGAGAACCGCGAGTACAGCGACATCCTCCAGTGGGACTTCACCGACAGCTTCTACAACCTGACCCTGAAGCAGATCCTCTTCCTGGAGTGGATGGAACGGAGCTGCCCTGACGTGCGCTTTCTGCTCAACGGAGACGACGACGTCTTTGCCCACACGGACAACATGGTGGAATACCTGCAGAACCTGAAAGGGAACGATGGAAGCAAACACCTCTTTATAGGCCACCTCATTCAGGGTGTGGGGCCCATTCGATCACCGGGGAGCAAGTATTTCATTCCTGTTCAAGTTCAAGAGTCAGACTCCTACCCACCCTACTGTGGTGGTGGGGGCTTCCTCCTGTCTGGGTACACAGCTTCAGTCATATACAACATGTCCCAATCCATCACCATCCTTCCCATCGATGACGTCTACATGGGGATGTGTCTGGCCAAAGCCGGACTCGGTCCTGCCTCACATGTGGGTGTGAAGACGGCAGGTCTGCAGATTCCCTCTAAAACACTCGATGCATATGACCCTTGTTTTTATGGAGACATTTTACTGGTGCACAGGTTCCTCCCGGCTCATTTATATCATATGTGGGTCAGAGTCCATGACCCTGATCTGGACTGTTCCATAAAATCGGGTAAGCAGCGCTAA